One stretch of Echeneis naucrates chromosome 11, fEcheNa1.1, whole genome shotgun sequence DNA includes these proteins:
- the hivep1 gene encoding zinc finger protein 40 isoform X2: MEPDFSTLAERKNSLQVIAIGKPASTLHAQSSDELTTMPAVNVGLQTPPSHMQTYYIDKQGNFIGIAAPIQGNVQTSTQGTPMQSSPLATPHFMSVAPNPEKPSLHMSFNTGPSMITHAPVPSGSNALPQSQPPIVHTCQSLSASVPSTIQVPVTPGSNQVQMTTVMNFGAEQVSKDQKPKKPGKYVCEYCSRACAKPSVLLKHIRSHTGERPYPCVTCGFSFKTKSNLYKHKKSHAHAIKLGLIARSESGAGSLSQESDKALGTHSEAEESGDSDEEGSTADLDPDSSQSSVAALSESSLQNAGTTQASQGEADLSAVFDSIKPVAGQRAHEPKVTAALPKVVVYPVNVSPLRADSPRVTGAAPEQAAAQRQRDFQTANLRSSITVLSSLKEVEGTNPSLDTVSEDEDQQCKSPLLGGHAQLQRQQATDFSQQQQAKCLLSPRSLGSTDSGYFSRSESADQAMSPPSPFVKITPPIDIDIAKNTLPNVPPVVATVMHVAPDQKPRATEGQMRPPLEAKPLSLEERISKLISDNEAVVDNKQLDSVKPRRTSLSRRGSIDSPKSYIFKDSFQFDLKPIGRRSSSSSDIPKSPFTPTDKSKPVFLLSVPSQYPPMDCLPITRSNSMPTTPGHSALPLNVAPLPHPLRICQSFDDKISSLNDDVFSSAPSTPNPAMHPRTLVRQAAVEDFSTSEGHGLPSVRSMDDGYHGPGSSNELMQRSRSFEQSQDRNRKPLQNKGTMYECETCRNRYRKLENFETHKKFYCSELHGPKNKPITVKETEHEVFQPLVSRSTCGPGILDHQTSIRKRRKMKSVGDEDDQSPTDTIPPCSVSFELPTAPPSRTFSQPAVIVDIQPKNNQPKLPQIQLVARGLNTSDSRLSPIRETQISTSTKGEMQRQGSGTSVIRHTNSLSRPNSFETESTDRASPVDSMEKDLQNKPKIDAMAGVSPDSYQEKISKPKNADYGKQRKEQCADCTVAAVGENSTPVHQSRLVRQNNIQVPEILVTEEPDREHEIQNTEPADKPTDQFSWPQRSESLSKLPAEKLPPKKKRIRLAQMDHSSGESSFESSLSRSLSRDSSLSRCSSISASFDRDEPSRSESPSRGECVSKITEPQGLPTAFNTLGVPGIMRRAASEQITYTQPSVEISCDYRSKSFDCGNVSPSRSVSPVGQPKGGQSSQAAQVPLIERRRGPLVRQMSLKIGPESQQPVRKAVLPLDKPPITNVSSLNQNRSQQIHIANRRPMAQPFVLKSGEPPLQKNEQMVQSINLGSPTQQPQVHGLPHPWHQTSRVQICQKIQQPLSQILVCRDNVQNTDSEEKKCFVPKYQLQCPTLRASQKFSFSSTQGTQIALPVLTIPIANPILSISKSSDVIKNVYAAQPNQPASEIKTQTVVLSNEQHRDPFDQTQAGGISLPQILITHEQLHPAPSVSNKNSLLSTHSVDSDTHAVPTAKDRTPIQTINAHNLHNLGERPSSLGSLHCTQKLASVTLCPQQEPTASSKRMLSPANSLDIYMEKHQKRAKDEHGVACLTDGRSVNYLNSKMSEVTRQRKLTLVRQVCTTEPVDSPIETEAPPLPQVKTDGEKDSEATDDVKPMSPDCTRLETGTSTVIHEEAAPTLNTAPGSQGTSIPVHNTLRPQEKDEEQKWTPAKSPIRPSSFHGGQVKLTTSVSVVNTKDSHRLSFPSLKTATTFTWCFLMKRKPLHVQQTDLKTSAYAAWTVSPNNPNPLGLPTKVVMSLFDSKQSSKKIHYTSAIRTNGKSDFLSYTGKLKDVMPRVPITQRSVSVETRGKVQTENQTSNDSDKDLVSKTEPRRVKIFDGGYKSNEDYVYVRGRGRGKYICEECGIRCKKPSMLRKHIRTHSDVRPYHCVHCNFSFKTKGNLTKHMKSKAHSKKCMEMGVPEGLIEDQDAEDSGDRSQVSSADRQDSDGDDSDGPDDEENDDNDEEEEDSQAESGLSTNPSVSASPQHIPSREADVPPSTLLAQMSISSVSLPLSQPLASRSYTSDSESVPMMSPVSLSKQISISASCCSSLPLPNSPPPVATTLESYTSDTESVHMMSPVSPCRQMSIDYPDFDVPPSPPVPGKGSKLGQETSATLAPAVVNSSSSIPVDRSTQTSSYASQGPAHFPLQGLSQAPGTDTQTHLFSHLPLHSQQPSRSSYSMVPVGGIQLVPAGLAAYSTFVPIQAGPVQLTIPAVSVIHRNTSPLPAPNTPPQPEGLQTQPLVVPEPISSVVPCFPLGQVAGLQAQTIQPVGLETLNLMGLTNTGLASTQLLSQQGLTLNATLGLQVLAANPTSQSSTGPQTHVPGLQIVNIALPAIIPSLSPLSALSPLPGSSERQGSPEAPGAQTSQNEQGVDSSRTCMPASPHAPLKVSSPPELTSGNRASPGGNSRADFTQTIERKERDKSPQHPSPAESWADSAKAIPAEGTSNSTPPRPPPMTSWQKVIDDYNEVSSDDEDRLVIAT, from the exons ATGGAGCCTGACTTTAGTACACTGGCTGAGAGGAAAAACTCCTTGCAGGTCATAGCCATTGGAAAACCAGCCTCCACCCTTCATGCTCAATCCAGCGATGAACTAACAACAATGCCAGCAGTCAATGTTGGTCTCCAGACCCCACCCTCCCATATGCAGACTTATTATATCGACAAACAAGGCAACTTTATTGGCATTGCAGCACCAATACAGGGAAATGTGCAGACATCTACACAAGGTACCCCCATGCAGTCCTCTCCGCTTGCTACACCGCATTTTATGTCTGTTGCTCCAAATCCAGAAAAGCCAAGCTTGCACATGAGCTTTAATACTGGACCATCCATGATAACTCATGCACCTGTTCCATCAGGGTCCAACGCTTTGCCACAAAGCCAGCCACCTATTGTGCACACATGCCAGTCCCTGTCAGCAAGTGTTCCCAGCACCATTCAGGTCCCAGTTACACCTGGCAGCAACCAAGTTCAGATGACCACTGTTATGAACTTTGGTGCCGAACAGGTTTCCAAGGACCAAAAGCCTAAGAAGCCAGgaaagtatgtgtgtgaatattgCAGCCGTGCATGTGCAAAACCCAGCGTGCTGCTCAAACACATCAGGTCTCACACAGGAGAAAGACCATACCCATGTGTCACTTGTGGCTTCTCATTCAAGACCAAGAGCAATTTATACAAGCACAAGAAATCTCATGCTCATGCTATAAAACTTGGTCTCATTGCACGGTCCGAGTCTGGAGCTGGATCACTGTCTCAAGAATCGGACAAAGCTCTCGGGACACATTCAGAGGCAGAAGAGAGCGGAGACAGTGATGAGGAAGGTAGCACTGCAGACTTGGACCCCGACTCTTCACAGAGCAGTGTGGCAGCTTTGTCTGAAAGCAGCTTACAGAATGCAGGTACGACCCAAGCAAGCCAAGGGGAAGCAGACTTATCAGCTGTGTTTGATTCAATCAAGCCAGTAGCAGGCCAGAGGGCTCATGAGCCGAAAGTGACAGCTGCACTTCCCAAAGTTGTAGTATACCCAGTTAATGTCTCTCCACTGAGGGCAGATAGCCCAAGAGTTACAGGTGCAGCACCCGAGCAAGCTGCTGCACAACGACAACGAGACTTTCAGACAGCTAATCTGAGATCAAGTATCACAGTCTTGTCTTCTCTAAAGGAGGTGGAAGGTACAAATCCCTCACTGGATACTGTGAGTGAAGATGAAGACCAGCAGTGCAAGTCCCCACTGTTGGGTGGACACGCTCAGCTTCAGAGGCAACAAGCAACAGACTTCTCTCAACAGCAACAGGCTAAGTGTTTACTCAGTCCCCGCAGTTTGGGAAGTACAGATTCTGGCTACTTCTCACGTTCTGAAAGTGCTGACCAAGCCATGAGCCCTCCCAGTCCTTTTGTAAAGATAACTCCACCCATCGACATTGACATTGCCAAGAATACTCTTCCAAATGTCCCTCCTGTGGTCGCCACAGTGATGCATGTAGCACCTGACCAAAAGCCACGGGCCACAGAGGGACAGATGCGTCCACCATTAGAAGCCAAACCACTCTCTCTGGAGGAACGCATTTCGAAGTTGATATCTGATAATGAAGCAGTCGTTGACAACAAGCAGTTGGACAGTGTTAAGCCAAGGCGGACATCGCTCTCAAGGAGAGGTAGCATAGACTCCCCCAAATCATACATATTTAAAGACTCTTTTCAGTTTGATCTGAAACCAATAGGAAGAAGGTCAAGTTCCAGCTCAGACATCCCCAAGTCCCCATTCACTCCCACAGATAAATCTAAGCCAGTATTTCTCCTCTCTGTACCTTCTCAATACCCTCCAATGGATTGTTTGCCAATCACAAGGAGTAACTCTATGCCTACTACACCTGGACACTCTGCCCTTCCCCTCAAcgttgcccccctcccccacccttTGCGAATTTGTCAGTCATTTGATGACAAAATTAGTTCCCTGAATGATGATGTATTTTCATCTGCACCATCAACCCCAAATCCAGCAATGCATCCTCGTACATTGGTCAGACAAGCAGCAGTGGAAGACTTTTCCACAAGCGAGGGGCATGGTCTCCCTTCTGTTCGCTCCATGGATGATGGCTATCACGGCCCAGGCAGTTCGAATGAACTGATGCAAAGAAGCAGATCCTTCGAACAAAGTcaagacagaaacaggaagccTCTGCAGAATAAAGGCACGATGTACGAGTGTGAAACCTGTCGTAACCGGTACAGAAAGTTAGAAAATTTTGAAACTCACAAGAAATTCTACTGCTCAGAGCTCCATGGTCCAAAAAACAAGCCAATCACTGTTAAGGAAACTGAGCATGAAGTTTTTCAGCCCTTAGTCTCTAGATCAACTTGTGGCCCAGGAATACTTGATCACCAGACATCAATTAGGAAGcgaaggaaaatgaaaagtgttgGAGATGAAGACGATCAATCTCCAACTGACACCATTCCACCTTGTTCTGTTAGTTTTGAGCTACCAACGGCTCCGCCAAGTCGAACTTTTTCTCAGCCTGCTGTAATAGTAGATATACAGCCCAAAAACAACCAGCCAAAACTACCTCAAATTCAGCTCGTAGCAAGAGGTCTAAATACTTCAGATTCCAGGCTGTCACCAATACGAGAGACACAGATCAGCACTTCCACTAAAGGAGAAATGCAAAGGCAAGGCAGTGGTACATCAGTCATTCGACACACCAACTCTCTAAGTAGACCCAATTCATTTGAGACAGAATCTACTGACAGGGCTTCTCCTGTTGATAGTATGGAGAAGGATCTCCAAAACAAGCCCAAAATAGATGCAATGGCTGGTGTTTCACCTGACAGCTACCAGGAAAAAATATCCAAACCTAAAAATGCTGACTATGGAAAGCAAAGGAAAGAACAATGTGCTGATTGCACAGTAGCAGCAGTCGGTGAGAACTCCACTCCTGTCCATCAGTCTCGGCTGGTTCGTCAAAATAACATCCAAGTTCCTGAAATTCTGGTCACAGAGGAGCCTGATAGAGaacatgaaatacaaaatactgAGCCAGCAGATAAACCCACAGATCAGTTCAGCTGGCCTCAGAGAAGTGAGAGCTTGTCAAAGTTACCAGCAGAGAAACTTCCAccgaaaaagaaaagaattcgTCTGGCTCAAATGGACCACTCCTCGGGTGAATCCAGCTTTGAGTCCAGTCTCTCACGAAGCCTCAGTAGGGACAGTAGTCTCTCTCGCTGTTCAAGCATCTCTGCCTCTTTTGATAGAGATGAACCGTCCAGGTCGGAGAGTCCTTCTAGAGGGGAGTGTGTCAGCAAGATTACGGAGCCTCAAGGTTTGCCCACAGCCTTCAACACCCTTGGTGTGCCTGGAATTATGAGGCGTGCTGCATCTGAACAGATCACTTATACACAACCCTCTGTGGAGATTTCATGTGACTACCGTAGCAAGTCTTTTGACTGTGGCAATGTTTCTCCGAGCAGATCTGTGTCACCGGTTGGCCAGCCAAAAGGTGGACAAAGCTCCCAAGCTGCCCAGGTGCCACTAATTGAAAGGAGGCGGGGACCACTAGTTCGTCAGATGTCTTTAAAGATAGGCCCAGAGAGTCAGCAACCAGTTCGGAAAGCAGTTTTACCTTTGGATAAACCTCCCATTACGAATGTTAGCTCTTTAAACCAGAATAGATCCCAGCAGATTCACATTGCCAATAGGCGCCCCATGGCTCAGCCTTTTGTCTTAAAAAGTGGTGAGCCACCCTTGCAAAAGAATGAGCAAATGGTGCAAAGCATTAACTTAGGTAGCCCAACTCAGCAGCCTCAAGTCCATGGCCTTCCACACCCTTGGCATCAAACATCAAGGGTTCAAATATGCCAAAAGATTCAACAACCGCTGAGCCAGATCTTAGTTTGTCGTGACAATGTCCAAAACACTGactctgaagaaaagaaatgttttgtgcCCAAATACCAACTACAGTGTCCGACTCTAAGAGCAAGCCAAAAATTTTCATTCTCCAGTACACAGGGAACTCAGATAGCCTTGCCAGTTTTAACAATACCTATTGCCAATCCAATTTTGAGCATTTCAAAATCCTCGGATGTAATCAAAAATGTATATGCTGCTCAACCCAATCAACCAGCCTCTGAGATTAAGACACAGACCGTAGTTCTGTCAAATGAACAGCATAGAGACCCATTTGATCAAACCCAAGCAGGTGGTATATCATTGCCACAGATCCTGATAACCCATGAGCAGTTACACCCTGCTCCCTCTGTGTCCAATAAAAACAGCCTCTTATCCACTCACAGTGTAGATAGCGATACTCATGCTGTGCCAACTGCAAAGGACAGGACTCCAATTCAAACAATTAATGCTCATAACCTCCATAACCTTGGAGAGCGACCATCCTCTCTTGGGTCATTACACTGCACACAGAAACTGGCCTCAGTGACTTTATGCCCACAGCAGGAACCTACAGCTTCGAGTAAACGAATGCTGTCACCTGCCAACAGTTTGGACATCTACATGGAAAAGCACCAGAAACGTGCTAAGGACGAGCACGGTGTGGCCTGTCTGACTGACGGCAGGTCAGTCAATTATCTCAATTCCAAGATGTCGGAGGTAACCCGCCAGCGGAAGCTAACACTTGTTCGGCAGGTGTGTACAACTGAACCCGTGGACAGTCCCATCGAAACCGAGGCTCCACCTTTGCCCCAGGTTAAAACAGATGGGGAGAAAGACTCAGAGGCTACTGATGATGTTAAGCCCATGTCACCTGATTGTACCCGGCTGGAAACAGGCACAAGCACTGTTATTCACGAGGAGGCAGCCCCCACCCTGAATACTGCACCTGGAAGCCAGGGCACATCCATACCGGTTCATAACACTCTGAGACCCcaagaaaaagatgaggaacAGAAGTGGACCCCTGCTAAATCCCCCATTAGGCCTTCCAGTTTCCATGGTGGTCAGGTCAAACTAACTACATCTGTGTCAGTGGTGAACACAAAAGACAGCCACCGCCTGTCTTTCCCCAGCCTGAAGACAGCCACCACTTTCACGTGGTGTTTCTTGATGAAGAGGAAACCGCTTCATGTTCAACAGACAGACCTGAAGACTTCGGCATACGCTGCATGGACAGTCAGCCccaataaccctaacccacttgGGCTTCCCACCAAGGTGGTTATGTCTTTATTCGACTCCAAGCAAAGCTCCAAAAAAATACACTACACCTCGGCCATAAGAACAAATGGAAAGTCCGATTTCTTGTCTTACACGGGCAAGCTGAAAGATGTCATGCCCAGG GTGCCAATAACTCAGAGGTCTGTATCAGttgaaaccagaggaaaagtgcagacagaaaatcaaaccAGCAACGACTCAGACAAGGACTTGGTATCTAAAACGGAGCCAAGACGAGTCAAAATATTTGATGGAGG ATACAAATCTAACGAAGACTATGTTTATGTACGTGGGCGCGGACGCGGTAAATACATCTGTGAGGAATGTGGAATCCGCTGTAAGAAGCCCAGCATGTTGCGCAAACACATCCGTACCCACTCTGATGTCCGGCCATACCACTGTGTCCACTGCAACTTCTCATTTAAGACTAAAG GAAATCTGACCAAGCACATGAAATCCAAGGCACACAGTAAGAAATGCATGGAAATGGGGGTGCCTGAGGGTCTCATTGAGGATCAGGATGCAGAGGACTCCG GAGACCGCAGTCAGGTGAGCAGTGCTGACCGCCAAGATTCAGATGGTGATGACTCTGACGGCCCCGATGATGAGGAGAACGATGACAacgacgaggaagaggaggacagccAGGCAGAGTCCGGCCTGTCGACCAACCCCTCTGTTTCTGCCAGCCCACAGCACATTCCTTCCAGAGAGGCCGACGTCCCTCCTAGCACCCTCCTAGCCCAGATGTCAATCAGCTCAGTCTCCCTGCCTCTGTCCCAGCCTCTGGCTTCCAGGTCCTACACATCAGACTCAGAATCTGTCCCCATGATGAGCCCTGTGTCCTTGAGCAAACAGATATCTATCTCTgcatcctgctgcagctcattgCCCCTCCCCAACTCACCTCCACCTGTTGCTACCACATTGGAGTCCTACACCTCAGACACAGAGTCAGTACACATGATGAGCCCAGTTTCACCATGCAGGCAGATGTCCATCGACTACCCTGACTTTGACGTGCCCCCTAGTCCCCCAGTTCCAGGCAAGGGCTCCAAGCTAGGCCAG GAGACTTCTGCCACCCTGGCCCCTGCCGTGGTGAACAGCAGTTCAAGCATACCAGTGGACCGCAGCACTCAGACTTCCTCCTATGCTTCTCAAGGTCCTGCACACTTTCCGCTGCAGGGTCTATCCCAAGCACCAGGAACAGATACCCAGACCCACCTGTTCAGTCACTTGCCGCTGCACTCCCAGCAACCGTCTCGTTCTTCATACAGCATGGTCCCAGTCGGGGGGATCCAGTTGGTGCCTGCTGGCCTGGCAGCTTACTCCACCTTTGTACCAATCCAGGCTGGCCCCGTCCAGCTCACCATCCCAGCAGTGAGTGtcattcacagaaacacaagccCGTTACCAGCTCCCAACACTCCACCCCAGCCAGAGGGCTTGCAGACCCAGCCACTTGTGGTGCCAGAACCAATCAGCAGTGTTGTTCCCTGCTTCCCCCTTGGGCAGGTCGCTGGCCTGCAGGCTCAAACCATACAACCAGTGGGTCTGGAGACCCTTAACCTCATGGGGCTGACCAACACGGGCCTGGCATCCACCCAGCTGTTGTCCCAGCAAGGGCTCACCCTCAATGCCACTCTTGGGCTGCAGGTTTTAGCTGCCAATCCCACCTCCCAAAGCAGCACTGGCCCACAGACACATGTTCCAGGTCTGCAGATAGTTAACATCGCCTTGCCTGCCATCATTCCTTCTCTCagccctctctctgctcttagTCCTCTCCCTGGCTCCTCTGAGAGGCAGGGCAGCCCTGAAGCTCCAGGAGCACAGACATCTCAAAATGAACAGGGGGTTGACTCCTCACGAACCTGCATGCCTGCTTCCCCCCACGCCCCTTTGAAAGTCAGCAGCCCGCCAGAACTGACCTCAGGCAACAGGGCTAGCCCTGGAGGCAACAGCAGAGCAGACTTCACGCAGACTatagagaggaaagaaagggataAATCTCCACAGCATCCGTCACCGGCCGAGAGCTGGGCCGACAGTGCAAAGGCGATACCAGCTGAGGGAACCAGCAATTCTACACCTCCGAGACCACCGCCAATGACCAGCTGGCAGAAGGTAATTGATGACTATAATGAGGTTTCcagtgatgatgaagacagACTGGTCATTGCCACCTGA